A single region of the Lysinibacillus sp. B2A1 genome encodes:
- a CDS encoding short-chain fatty acid transporter codes for MEKLTNFFTNIMRKYLPDPFVFAIGLTLVTFILALVVEDISFVDLTTAWGGGFWDLLAFTTQMAVILAMGYVLATAPITDKFLNKIASMVHTPKTAIIVATLVGGIGSYLNWGFGLVIGGIIAKKLALQVKGVHYPLIIAAAYSGFTFYGLGLSASIPILISTPGHFLEDSMGLVTLSETIFSVPMILTTIVLLITLPLFNAMLHPKDPSNVIEIDPELYADQPKAKLNLLEENTLANKLNNSRILAYAIGILGLIYIVIYFTNGSSLNLNILNFIILFVGIILLGTPARYVEHLADGIKTISGIVLQFPFYAGIMAIMAASGLVDTIAKVFVDLSNEQTLPFWGLISSFFINFFAPSAGGHWAVQGPFMIDAAKELGTSLAETSMSVMLGNAWNDLVQPFWILPALALSRLKLKDIMGFLVMIMFFVGIIYIIATLAWSYLF; via the coding sequence ATGGAAAAGTTAACGAATTTTTTCACAAACATCATGAGGAAATATTTGCCGGATCCTTTTGTATTTGCAATTGGGTTAACATTAGTAACATTTATTTTAGCATTAGTTGTTGAGGATATTAGCTTTGTAGATTTAACGACTGCTTGGGGTGGAGGATTTTGGGATTTACTAGCATTCACAACACAAATGGCCGTTATTCTGGCTATGGGTTATGTACTAGCTACAGCTCCCATCACTGATAAATTTTTAAATAAAATTGCTAGTATGGTTCATACGCCTAAAACTGCAATTATCGTGGCAACACTTGTAGGCGGTATTGGTAGTTATTTAAACTGGGGTTTTGGTTTAGTAATTGGTGGGATTATTGCGAAAAAATTAGCATTACAGGTTAAGGGAGTTCATTATCCGTTAATTATTGCCGCAGCATACTCTGGCTTTACTTTTTATGGATTAGGTTTATCAGCTTCTATCCCAATCCTCATTTCAACACCAGGGCATTTTTTAGAGGATTCAATGGGCCTAGTTACACTTTCTGAGACTATTTTCAGTGTACCGATGATTTTAACTACAATTGTTCTCTTAATTACATTACCTTTATTTAATGCGATGCTACATCCTAAAGATCCAAGTAATGTGATTGAAATTGATCCTGAATTATATGCGGATCAGCCTAAAGCAAAGTTAAATCTATTAGAAGAGAATACACTGGCTAATAAATTAAATAATAGCCGTATTTTAGCATATGCAATAGGTATTCTTGGACTCATTTACATTGTTATTTATTTTACAAATGGCAGTTCGCTAAATTTAAATATATTAAACTTCATTATTTTATTCGTGGGAATTATTTTACTAGGTACACCTGCAAGATATGTTGAGCATTTAGCAGATGGTATTAAAACGATTTCAGGGATTGTACTTCAATTCCCATTCTATGCAGGTATCATGGCTATTATGGCTGCTTCTGGTTTAGTAGATACGATTGCCAAGGTATTTGTTGATTTATCAAATGAACAAACATTACCGTTTTGGGGCTTAATTAGTTCCTTCTTTATAAATTTCTTTGCACCATCTGCTGGTGGACACTGGGCGGTTCAAGGACCATTTATGATTGATGCGGCAAAAGAATTAGGAACATCTTTAGCAGAAACGTCCATGTCTGTTATGTTAGGGAATGCTTGGAACGATCTAGTACAGCCGTTCTGGATATTACCAGCACTAGCACTATCTCGTTTAAAGCTAAAAGATATTATGGGCTTCCTTGTCATGATTATGTTCTTTGTTGGAATCATCTATATTATTGCAACTTTAGCTTGGTCATACTTATTCTAA